A single Nicotiana tabacum cultivar K326 chromosome 5, ASM71507v2, whole genome shotgun sequence DNA region contains:
- the LOC107785052 gene encoding protein ZINC INDUCED FACILITATOR-LIKE 1 isoform X1, with amino-acid sequence MGNNRDPLLHKREEEKYESFEDCPGCKVDLLKRSDSSLPVKAVFYISIVTLCAALPISSLFPFLYFMVRDFHIADREEDISYYAGFVGSSLMLGRALTSILWGVIADRYGRKPVVIIGTITVVIFNALFGLSTNFWMAIILRFLMGSLCGIIGTMRAYASEICRKEYHALGISAVSTSWGIGLVIGPVIGGYLAQPAEKYPGVFSKDSLFGRFPYLLPCLMISLLALVATVVSFWLPETLHKHNNTNKDQSDLYDVAEGTTNGLNLSESMKHSERRIPNSHKSLLKNWPLVSAIIVYCVFQLHDIAYLEIFSLWAVSPRTLGGLSFTTTDVGQVLAITGVGLLLFQLFAYPLVERIVGPVMISRVGAVLSIPLLASYPCIALLSGFCLSIALNCASMLKNVLSVSITTGLLIMQNRAVAQEQRGAANGLSMCSMSFFKTIGPAAGGSLLSWAQRRQDADILPGDQLVFFVLNVIELLGLLLTFRPFLQEPEDNIPKSKNDSADQSENGIQETLSLTELP; translated from the exons ATGGGCAATAACAGAGATCCATTGTTGCATAAgcgagaagaagaaaaatatgagTCTTTTGAGGATTGTCCTGGTTGTAAAGTTGATCTGCTTAAACGCTCCGATTCCAGCCTCCCTGTTAAGGCCGTCTTCTACATCTCCATCGTCACTTTATGCGCTG CTTTGCCGATATCATCTCTGTTCCCTTTCCTCTATTTTATG GTCAGAGATTTTCACATTGCGGATAGGGAGGAAGATATTAGTTACTACGCTGGATTTGTAG GTTCTTCATTAATGTTGGGAAGAGCTTTGACATCTATTCTTTGGGGAGTGATTGCTGATCGTTATGGTCGAAAGCCAGTTGTCATTATCGGGACAATTACAGT GGTTATCTTCAATGCACTCTTTGGCCTTAGTACGAACTTTTGGATGGCTATTATTTTGAGGTTTCTCATGGGTAGCTTGTGTGGAATAATTGGCACTATGAGG GCATATGCCTCTGAAATTTGCCGAAAAGAATACCATGCTTTGGGGATATCTGCT GTAAGCACATCATGGGGCATTGGTTTGGTTATTGGTCCTGTTATTGGAGGTTATCTTGCACAG CCTGCAGAAAAGTACCCTGGCGTATTCTCGAAAGACTCCTTATTCGGGAG ATTCCCATATTTGTTACCTTGTCTTATGATATCACTACTGGCATTAGTTGCAACAGTAGTCTCCTTTTGGCTTCCG GAGACACTACACAAGCATAACAATACAAACAAAGATCAAAGTGATCTCTATGATGTTGCAGAAGGAACTACAAATGGTTTAAATTTGTCTGAGAGCATGAAGCATTCTGAACGCAGAATCCCAAATTCCCACAAAAGCCTTCTTAAGAATTGGCCCTTAGTGTCAGCTATTATTGTCTATTGTGTATTCCAGCTTCATGATATTGCCTATTTAGAG ATTTTTTCATTGTGGGCTGTCAGTCCAAGGACCCTTGGGGGTTTAAGCTTTACAACTACTGATGTTGGACAAGTTCTTGCCATCACAG GTGTTGGTTTGTTACTCTTCCAGCTATTTGCTTACCCATTGGTCGAAAGGATTGTTGGGCCTGTCATGATTTCTCGCGTTGGCGCA GTATTAAGCATACCATTGCTGGCAAGCTATCCGTGTATAGCTTTGTTATCTGGTTTCTGCCTATCCATAGCTCTTAACTGCGCATCTATGTTAAAAAATGTTCTCTCG GTATCGATCACCACTGGATTGCTAATTATGCAGAACAGGGCTGTG GCCCAGGAGCAAAGAGGAGCTGCAAATGGCCTTTCTATGTGTTCAATGTCTTTTTTCAAGACAATCGGCCCAGCAGCTGGGGGTTCATT ATTGTCCTGGGCACAACGGCGTCAAGATGCTGATATTTTGCCAG GTGATCAGCTGGTTTTCTTCGTCCTCAATGTGATTGAGTTGTTGGGCTTGCTTTTGACCTTCAGACCATTTCTACAAGAGCCTGAAGACaacattcctaagtccaaaaatgacagTGCAGATCAATCAGAAAATGGCATACAAGAGACGCTCTCACTAACAGAGTTGCCTTGA
- the LOC107785052 gene encoding protein ZINC INDUCED FACILITATOR 1 isoform X2: MGNNRDPLLHKREEEKYESFEDCPGCKVDLLKRSDSSLPVKAVFYISIVTLCAALPISSLFPFLYFMVRDFHIADREEDISYYAGFVGSSLMLGRALTSILWGVIADRYGRKPVVIIGTITVVIFNALFGLSTNFWMAIILRFLMGSLCGIIGTMRAYASEICRKEYHALGISAVSTSWGIGLVIGPVIGGYLAQPAEKYPGVFSKDSLFGRFPYLLPCLMISLLALVATVVSFWLPETLHKHNNTNKDQSDLYDVAEGTTNGLNLSESMKHSERRIPNSHKSLLKNWPLVSAIIVYCVFQLHDIAYLEIFSLWAVSPRTLGGLSFTTTDVGQVLAITGVGLLLFQLFAYPLVERIVGPVMISRVGAVLSIPLLASYPCIALLSGFCLSIALNCASMLKNVLSVSITTGLLIMQNRAVFSGPGAKRSCKWPFYVFNVFFQDNRPSSWGFIIVLGTTASRC; the protein is encoded by the exons ATGGGCAATAACAGAGATCCATTGTTGCATAAgcgagaagaagaaaaatatgagTCTTTTGAGGATTGTCCTGGTTGTAAAGTTGATCTGCTTAAACGCTCCGATTCCAGCCTCCCTGTTAAGGCCGTCTTCTACATCTCCATCGTCACTTTATGCGCTG CTTTGCCGATATCATCTCTGTTCCCTTTCCTCTATTTTATG GTCAGAGATTTTCACATTGCGGATAGGGAGGAAGATATTAGTTACTACGCTGGATTTGTAG GTTCTTCATTAATGTTGGGAAGAGCTTTGACATCTATTCTTTGGGGAGTGATTGCTGATCGTTATGGTCGAAAGCCAGTTGTCATTATCGGGACAATTACAGT GGTTATCTTCAATGCACTCTTTGGCCTTAGTACGAACTTTTGGATGGCTATTATTTTGAGGTTTCTCATGGGTAGCTTGTGTGGAATAATTGGCACTATGAGG GCATATGCCTCTGAAATTTGCCGAAAAGAATACCATGCTTTGGGGATATCTGCT GTAAGCACATCATGGGGCATTGGTTTGGTTATTGGTCCTGTTATTGGAGGTTATCTTGCACAG CCTGCAGAAAAGTACCCTGGCGTATTCTCGAAAGACTCCTTATTCGGGAG ATTCCCATATTTGTTACCTTGTCTTATGATATCACTACTGGCATTAGTTGCAACAGTAGTCTCCTTTTGGCTTCCG GAGACACTACACAAGCATAACAATACAAACAAAGATCAAAGTGATCTCTATGATGTTGCAGAAGGAACTACAAATGGTTTAAATTTGTCTGAGAGCATGAAGCATTCTGAACGCAGAATCCCAAATTCCCACAAAAGCCTTCTTAAGAATTGGCCCTTAGTGTCAGCTATTATTGTCTATTGTGTATTCCAGCTTCATGATATTGCCTATTTAGAG ATTTTTTCATTGTGGGCTGTCAGTCCAAGGACCCTTGGGGGTTTAAGCTTTACAACTACTGATGTTGGACAAGTTCTTGCCATCACAG GTGTTGGTTTGTTACTCTTCCAGCTATTTGCTTACCCATTGGTCGAAAGGATTGTTGGGCCTGTCATGATTTCTCGCGTTGGCGCA GTATTAAGCATACCATTGCTGGCAAGCTATCCGTGTATAGCTTTGTTATCTGGTTTCTGCCTATCCATAGCTCTTAACTGCGCATCTATGTTAAAAAATGTTCTCTCG GTATCGATCACCACTGGATTGCTAATTATGCAGAACAGGGCTGTG TTCTCAGGCCCAGGAGCAAAGAGGAGCTGCAAATGGCCTTTCTATGTGTTCAATGTCTTTTTTCAAGACAATCGGCCCAGCAGCTGGGGGTTCATT ATTGTCCTGGGCACAACGGCGTCAAGATGCTGA
- the LOC107785050 gene encoding uncharacterized protein LOC107785050, with amino-acid sequence MNNPNDNAYVECKGSKSKIQTKELAKYIKDKHISLAGLVETRIKHHKASVDVVLTDAQFIHCNIISTNICCAMTMIYGYNSVDMRKGMWQKLRMLAQSINQPWLIWGDFNAVMSIQDRVSRHEVTMADIQDFADFYSDTMTTGIPWRGDYFTWTNGQMGVDRVISKIDRALGNGEWMMKFLNIWANHEAFQSIVTKGWQGKQQYCKLATIWNRLKAMQADFKNLNNKNFRNATMKIEQARRDIIECQQEMKKGYTHQLRMMEKEARDKLEKWSLIEEKIFQQKSRAQWIKTGDGNNKYLFAVMKERACRKNITTLTALNGTILTEPKSIKREIVAFYKSLMGTAAN; translated from the exons ATGAACAATCCAAATGACAATGCTTATGTGGAATGTAAGGGGAGCAAATCAAAGATACAAACGAAGGAGTTAGCTAAATACATCAAAGACAAACATATATCTCTAGCTGGATTAGTGGAAACCAGAATTAAGCATCATAAAGCTTCT GTGGATGTAGTACTAACGGATGCTCAGTTTATACACTGTAATATTATTAGCACTAATATCTGTTGTGCTATGACTATGATATATGGATACAACAGTGTAGACATGAGAAAAGGAATGTGGCAAAAACTTAGGATGCTGGCTCAGTCTATAAATCAACCATGGCTCATATGGGGGGACTTCAATGCAGTCATGTCTATTCAAGATAGAGTATCAAGGCATGAAGTAACAATGGCTGATATTCAAGATTTTGCAGATTTTTATTCTGATACCATGACTACTGGAATTCCTTGGAGGGGAGATTACTTCACATGGACAAATGGTCAAATGGGAGTGGATAGAGTAATTAGTAAAATTGATAGAGCCTTGGGAAATGGTGAATGGATGATGAA ATTCTTGAATATTTGGGCTAATCATGAGGCATTCCAAAGTATAGTTACTAAGGGATGGCAAGGGAAGCAACAATATTGCAAGCTAGCAACCATCTGGAACAGATTGAAAGCTATGCAAGCAGACTTTAAGAATTTGAATAACAAGAATTTTAGGAATGCAACAATGAAAATTGAACAAGCAAGAAGGGATATAATTGAATGTCAGCAAGAGATGAAGAAAGGATACACACATCAACTAAGGATGATGGAGAAGGAAGCTAGAGATAAACTAGAAAAATGGTCACTCATTGAAGAAAAGATATTTCAGCAAAAATCAAGAGCCCAATGGATCAAAACAGGTGATGGAAACAACAAGTACTTATTTGCAGTGATGAAAGAAAGAGCATGCAGGAAAAACATTACAACCTTAACAGCATTGAATGGTACAATCCTGACAGAGCCTAAGAGTATTAAGAGGGAGATTGTAGCGTTTTACAAATCTCTTATGGGGACTGCTGCTAATTAG